A single region of the Ascaphus truei isolate aAscTru1 chromosome 6, aAscTru1.hap1, whole genome shotgun sequence genome encodes:
- the LOC142496455 gene encoding nicotinamide N-methyltransferase-like, with product MASTPHKHYHDEEFDPKSLMETYIGADKSVTKEEILHYPLRELFKILTPGCVRGDTLIEVSIGAAITHLLIASDYFKEIIMLESSDVSIREIEKWLKKEPGAIDRSHAARFACELEGKSDGWEEKEEKVRRAVTRVVKCDFTKANPLEPVVVPQADGLISMWYLEAASKDHDSYLSNLKKMSSFLKVGGHLILFVFLNVSYYMLDQHKFSMLTYDEEFAKKALRNTGYIIKNFGKLKSKLSTHLADYEHVGYFVACKEREV from the exons ATGGCATCCACACCCCATAAACACTATCATGATGAGGAGTTTGATCCTAAAAGTCTTATGGAAACATATATTGGTGCAGACAAGTCTGTTACTAAAGAGGAAATATTGCACTATCCTTTACGTGAACTATTTAAAATATTAACTCCAG GTTGTGTGAGAGGAGACACCCTGATAGAGGTCAGCATTGGTGCAGCCATTACTCATCTACTGATAGCCAGTGATTACTTCAAAGAGATCATTATGTTGGAATCGTCTGATGTCAGCATAAGAGAAatagaaaaatggttaaaaaaagaACCAGGAGCCATAGATCGCTCTCATGCAGCTAGGTTTGCCTGTGAGCTTGAGGGTAAaag TGACGGATGggaggagaaagaagaaaaagtaaGAAGAGCAGTCACACGTGTTGTGAAATGTGATTTCACCAAAGCCAACCCATTGGAACCTGTTGTGGTGCCACAAGCAGATGGGCTGATCAGCATGTGGTACTTGGAAGCTGCTAGCAAAGATCATGACAGTTATCTCAGTAACCTGAAAAAAATGTCATCATTTCTGAAGGTGGGAGGGCATCTGATCCTGTTTGTGTTTCTCAACGTTTCATATTACATGCTTGATCAACACAAGTTTTCCATGCTGACCTATGATGAGGAATTTGCAAAGAAAGCTCTTAGAAACACAGGGTATATCATTAAGAATTTTGGAAAACTCAAAAGCAAATTAAGTACTCACCTGGCAGACTATGAACATGTTGGGTATTTTGTTGCttgcaaggaaagggaggtttaa